The region TTTGCATCTGCTCTTGAAAGATGAGTCTCCCACATCCGTCGCCTTCATCAGCTCTGTCAATTACTCGCAGCTGGAGCTGTGGCACGTTTGGATTTGCTTTGAACAGTTGTACCGAGCGAGAATTCGCTCGCTGGAGTATATATCGATCCATTACACAGTGAATAGGTTAAAGGTTTGACCGTTTGTATATTTCAAACCTAGATTGGTTCTGCTGGGTATCCATAAGAGGAATGTTTCGTCTACTTATACTCTATGACTGTCAAGGCTGGAATAGCTGCTGTCAGCCTAGGGCTTTTTTCCCTTGAAGGCTCGTATGAAAAAAGAGTGGGTTGGAGAGCCTCTTTAGCCAGCTACTGGTGCCAGCACATAGGCATCAAGCATGCGGGGCAGCTAATAATGGTAAATACTTGTGCTTTGGTTTGGTCTGACGCAAGTCTTTCATGCCCCTCCACGACCACAAAATGTGGACACTGGATGCTGGTGGCCGGTCAAAACACTACCACCGCTAGATATCGCGGCGCATTGGGGTCGAAGGAGTATATCCCACGATAAACCGTGCTGCTCGAGATGGGGCCACTCTACGGTAGGACATGACGCAAGACGGTCGTGAAAGCTTTTGAGGCCTGAAATAAGCCAATAAGGCCCAACAAAAAACACGGCAGCGTGAAGAAATCATAACCTGATAGTACTATGTACTAAATGAAAGATGCGATATATATGAGTAACCCGAAATTCCCTATGATGGTCGTTTTTCCCAGCTAGTCCCACCACATTCCAACTCCAGCCGTCCTGGCTAGGTTTTGTGTCATAACATATTATAAACTACCGGCGACATTTGTCGATTTGCTCCTGCATCAACGTTAGACAAAAAAGTGTTTTGGTGGAAGATTTCGAACACGGACTTCGGTCAGACGAGGGCCTCCAGGGGATTTTCCTTCATGGATGCGTATTATATACTGATCGCGCTGCAACTATTGCAACAAATTGAGAATCGTCGGCACAATAATTAAGAAACGGACGTGGGCTCTTACATCAACGCTGAAATTCGAAGGTCCATACTGACTGCGAAGCAAAGACACCAACTGCCTCGGGTCCATATACTTGCCCTTTGAGCGATGGGGAATAGGGTTGGAAGGGGAACGGCTTGCAAATGTCATCAAGGAGTCTGTGCGAAGAAACGACTGTGGGTACGTATATGATAAAGTTCTTGATGGTATATGAATCGAGTGGATTCCAGCTGTAACAAGATAAATACAAGAATCTCCAAAGCAAGAAAAGCCCGGGCAAACGGGCGGCCCTGGCACCCTTTATTTAAATAACGCGCCTCGTGCACACGAGGCGCACCGAGCTGGAAGTGTCGGGTGGCTCTGCACCATCCCACTTGAGCGCACTCCCTGTAAGCCTGGACCGGGTCattggccgaggaggaagatccCTCCAGCCTTTTCAAGGTGATGGGCGATGGGCGGCAGCCTGAGTTTAATCCAGTTTACTATGGGCGGCAAGCgttgatttcctcctggaGTGTCGATTAGAAAAGAGCGAAATTTGGGCATACTGGGAAAACTGCGCCCGTCGCAGGGCGAGCTGGGCTCGAAAAATAAGATGGAACAAAGGTTCGTAATCTGACAGCAACAAGGCAGACTCACCGGAGTCAGAAGCGATGGCAACTTCAGGTAGTACTCCCCCCGCTTGGTCTGGTCAAGTATTGCATTAGCACGGAGCTATTTCACTAGTGGGCGTCGAAGGAGGGTGTAAAGGAGAAAGGAACTGCAAGGAAAGAACCGCAGCCTTGCAGCTCGTGTCCAATCACTTTTCGGTGTGACACAGCCTCGGGCAACGAGGTGATCCTGGCGCCTTCTCAAGCCTCACCGGCAGCCGTCGACCCTGGGGGGGAATCGAGTTGCGCAAGGCTTGCTGGACTCACAGTGATTTGAAACTGATCTGGCTCTGGGAACCGCCCCTTCAGAAACGCAACGAGCTTCCGTTCATTGATATAACGAAAGGCAATAACTTGCTCCTTCATGTCGACGCGGATCTTCAGAGTAtagaaaaacaaaaatgaGGCAGTGAGTTCAAAGACAAAGTCCGCGCGATGAGGCGTATATAGGTTGTTGATACCTGTGTGTCCGATTTTCATGGCAACCACCTCCACGTCTACACGCTTCATATAGACACTGGCAGCACGATTGAGCCTCATTCCAGTCTGGAGGTCCTGTACCCTCGTTGATGCCCAAACAATCTATGAACTGTGTTTTCGTGCATGGATCGCGACATCCCGGAGAGTGATGGAAGTCATGATTGGAGAATAGGTGTgagctgctgcacagcaATTCTCTAGACGCCAGCAATGACTCTATGGCAACAAATAACGAACGATTCCCGGCGCAGATGGACGGTTAATCGGCTCTGGCCCTGGTCATAGTTGGGTTCATTGTTACTCTCTGTCACCCTCGCGCAACGTGGAGAATCTGAATGGATTGTCGTGTACAACACTTTCTGGCATTAGATCATTTGATTCCAAAGTCTGGAAGAGAGTAACAGGGTGTGCCATAGTTGCGAACTACATGGTGGAGCCCGAACGCCTCCACTAGGTTATTCCCACGATACCCAATCCACCGGGTAGGTCGCCGTCCATCGATACATCGGAACTGGTCGGGCCTTAGTATGACGACCATGAATCGCAGGGGGAAAGAGTGATCGATGCCGTCTCGCTGTCGGCCGCACTTTCCTGAGGATAGCTATACCTTGAATGCTAGGCTGTTAGGAAGCAGCGACTTGCCTGGCAAaataggaaggagcgaccaGCGTCCAACTCATCTCCTTCGCACCTTCCTTCTTATACATGTAGGATCGATGTGGCCACACTACTAAGGCAGGCACGGCTGTCTCTATAGgcaggaaggagcgaccaACATTGGAATAAACTATCTACCTTATGGATTGCTTAGATCTGCCTTGGGACATCACTACCATGGGCGAAACCGCTAAAGGGCTCTATGTGTTTTATGATTCTTTCTACACTCTCCAGATACATTGTAAAAACTGACATTGACAATTCCGGTGAAGGGATAGTTCTTTATCTCTCATATCAATGTGGAAGtggcaaggtcgacattcACCATTTGTACAATAAACGAAGACTTCACTACATGGTCACACAGAAAAACCTCGTTTGTTCCTAGCGTGAGAATAGATGGGTATAATTAGGCCTTCCATAGCTGTGTTTAATGAGAATCTATGCACTCTTTTCATATTGATTCTGTAGAGAGTTTTCCACAAGACCGATGTTTCGcaagaaaataataagagCGGTGGCGTTTTATATACATCTACACCTACGCGCCACACAGTTGACACTAGGCCCGAGAGACCATTTTACCAGCAACAGAGCACCACATGGTAGATGCGAATTGTTTACAATCAATATATACAGTGAATTAAATAGACGAATGTTGATAATCGACAACTGCGTTGAATTGATACAGACTTCGTACAACTCGCTTAACTTCCATCGACAGGAAATACAACAAAGCATCTCAATTACCAACCCCAAATTACAACTGCCGGGCCATCTCCCTCTACGAGCTTCCGCTGTAAAGCTCAGGACCAGGGAAGGGGTAAGAGGTAGGGTTTGAGTAGACGTCGAAGACAATACCCTCATCACTAGCCGTGTAAAGGCTGGTACCAGCGGTACCAGAGGGGCTGTCAGAGCCGTCACCACTGATGACAAGGTTGAGACACTGGGGGTAGCTCTGGGCGCCGTTCTCCTGGGTAGCAGAGTGGAGGGCGATGATCTCGTGGCGGAGAACGTAGTTGCCGGGGGCAATGGAGGCGGGGATGTTGACGGTCGCCGTGAAGGCGTTCTCGATGAGCTCGTCCGTGGTCCAGGTGTTGGTAGAGGCATCGACGATCGCGTCTTGTTGGATCTTGACCCATTCGAGGGAGGTCTTGTCGGCGGCGGAGCAGTCACCGGCGCACTTAGCGAGGTAGTTGATGATCTATGGAACGGCGTTAGTCTTGGAGGTCTTCCAGGTATCCTTGGAGAAGGGAAACTTACGGGACCCTTGTGACTCTCGGGCCAGGTGTTCCAGGTAACGTCGATGCTGCCACCGGCTGTTACGGGGGCAGAAAGGGCACCGGGCGTAGCGCCCTTGTGGCAGATGACGTCGTCAGTGCCGAAGGCGCTGGGTTCGACAAAGCCGTTGTCGGTGACGGTGGTCGACCAGCCGTAGTTGTCTGGTGGGCTGTCCTCGTAGTAGTAGCTATCGGCGAGCCATCCACCGTATCTGGAACAACGTTAGTAAACGGCATATTGGTTGAGATTAGGGGAGGAAACGTACTCCTCTCCATCAATGGTCATCCCAGTGACATAGCCGTGACCAGCAACGAGGCTAGCAGAGGCGAGAAGCCCAGCAATAGTGGCGATCTTTGACATGGCCATGGTTGATGTGCAAGGATATCAAATCCGAAGTTGAGACAAAACCTGCCAGAGGCTTAGAGAATGAGAtatagaagaggaagctggaTGCCGACAACAAGTGAGACAATAACCGGGTTGTCTCTCACCTCTTATATAGCAATTGGGCAAGGACCGCTCCTGTCCGCACTCAATACGGAACAGCCGAGTATCCATACTGCCCTAAATTTCAGGGAGCCCGTGCCTCAGCCGTCAGCCCGTCACAGACTGATAGCAAGCGAGGCGTCGATATTAGCCGGAGACACCCCTGCAGGGGTGGAGGTATCACCAGATCCGCTTCTACAACAGTCGCCAGTGGGGGTGCAATATGTTTAGGTTCTCGACAGCCAACCTCAAGACCGCTCCTTTCTGGGAAGAACCAATGCGCCCCTGTCACTGTCTCGATGTCACCCAACATGACATTCCCGTTCTTTGCGCGGATAGGAAACACACGAGACAGAAGTTCGTAGAAAGCAGTCTAGAACTATGGCCATCAGAAAACATGGCCTGTTTCATAATGCCCCCTGCAGAGCGTCTGCCCAGCAAAATCCACAGCGTTCaccgtacggagtatatcTGACTCCAATCTCTTGGCTAGTTGTGAATCCTAAGCAACACCCCCACACACTGTAGACTACCTGACCAGGAGTGGCTGTCAGGGTGATGCTCTTGGAGCCGTGAATAAA is a window of Aspergillus puulaauensis MK2 DNA, chromosome 4, nearly complete sequence DNA encoding:
- a CDS encoding lytic polysaccharide monooxygenase auxiliary activity family 9 protein (CAZy:AA9;~COG:G;~EggNog:ENOG410PNFI;~InterPro:IPR005103;~PFAM:PF03443;~SECRETED:SignalP(1-21)), with the translated sequence MAMSKIATIAGLLASASLVAGHGYVTGMTIDGEEYGGWLADSYYYEDSPPDNYGWSTTVTDNGFVEPSAFGTDDVICHKGATPGALSAPVTAGGSIDVTWNTWPESHKGPIINYLAKCAGDCSAADKTSLEWVKIQQDAIVDASTNTWTTDELIENAFTATVNIPASIAPGNYVLRHEIIALHSATQENGAQSYPQCLNLVISGDGSDSPSGTAGTSLYTASDEGIVFDVYSNPTSYPFPGPELYSGSS